In the genome of Massilia sp. W12, the window ATGGTCATGCGGAATTTCGCTGCGGTAGAGCGCCAGGGTTTGAATCAAAATCTGCTCGTTATTACTTAACACATTGTGAAACAAATCGTTGAGCAATTTGCCTTCCAGCGCCTCTTGCAAATCACTGCTGTGCGTATCCAGCACCTGTTCAGGGCTTTTGCCGCTGCCGCGCGCCACTTGCACCAGCAGGCTCAAGGTTAAGGGGTGTGCGGTTTTACCATTGCCCGCGCCAATCCAGCCATAGATGCGCCTGAGCTTATCGCCCTTGTATTCCCATTGTGCGCCGGGCGGCGCGAGTGCGGCCAGCATGGCCCCGGTGGCTTCGCGGTCCAAACCCGGCACTTCGATGGCGTAGGCGGCGCTGCCCAGCAAGCCGGCGTCAGGCCGCTCGCGCAATTCCAGCACCAGCGGCAGCCGTGCGCCATAGGCTTGCTGCAAACCGGATAAAAAATGACGCATAGACAGGTCTTTAAACGCGGCGCCATTGGCTTGCAAGAGCAAATGCGCACGATCTAAGTGCAGCCAGAACGGGGTGGGATTCGGGTATTTCTTTTGCAGCTCGGCGCTAATCTGCCGGGCGTCGCCAGTGGGCGCTTGCGGATGTTCGCTTTGCTCGCCCAAAGACCAGGCAATCGCGCGGAATATATCGTTCGGGCTGGAATCGGCATGCAGCATCAATCGTAAGCCTGGCTTGCCGGCTAAAGGCGCTTGCTGGGCCAAGGCATCCAGCAAGGCGCTTTTGCCATTGCCGCGCATGCCGTACAGCAGCAAGACCGGGCGCTCTTTGAGTTTGGCGGCGCATTCGCGCAACAGTTTTTCGCGCCCAAACAGGGGGCCGGTCGCCGGGGGCGGCGTAGTCCTATTTTCTGTCCCTTGTTCTGGCTTGGGGGCGTTTGTTTGTACGGATGTGAACCAGTCAAGCTCGCGCATACGCAACGGCACATCAAACCCCCACACCCCATCTTCCGCATGCTGCGCCACCGGGTGTGTGAGCCAGCCTTGGCGGAATTGGAATAAATGCGCCGAGCCTTGTTGCGCGCCGTTCTGGAGTTGCACAAAGTTGATCCCAAATTCATCTTCCGTCCCCGCGCCTAAAGCCCCGGCGCCGATGCGCACATGATTCGTCTGCGCTTCCACCCAGGTATTGTGCATATGGCCAAACAGCCAGAAATCAAAATCGCTGGCAATCCTTACTTTGGCTTCTTCTCGCTCGGCTTCGCACAGCCAGTCCAGCGGGTGGTGGATTAAGCCGATGCGCATATCCACATCTTGCAAAGCCGTCTGTGCGCGGTTGAATTGCCATTGGGCGCCGAGCCAGAGGTGGCGGTCATCTTCATCGCCGGCGCAAGACCAGGCGGAATTAAAGCCGGCCACGCCGATTTTCAAACCGTCAATCTCCAGTTTGCTCTGGTAAATGCAGCGTCCCTCTTTATCGTGCTGGTGCGGTAAAAAATCGGCGATGAAGTCGGCATACGCTTGCAGCCGCTTCATGGCGTTGAGAAAGGGATTCGGTTTTTGCTCCAGGCGTTGATTGATGCGGCCAACATTATTGCGCGAATCCTGCGCCATGGCATGCAGCGCGCTTTGCGCATCTTCATCGAGCTGGCTGCGGTCAATATCATGATTGCCCGGCACCAGAAACAGCCGGCTTTTATCCAGCTTGCACAAGCTCAGCAATTCAGTAAAAAACTCCCTGGCTTGCGCATATTGTTCAGCTAAAGGGTGTTCTTTCGTGGCGCCGAAGGCGATATCGCCGGTGCAGAAAATCAGATCCGGGCGCGGCAACTTCTTCGCCTCAAAACGCTTTTGCAAAAAACTCAGCAACTCGCGGCGGGGGCGCGCATCGCGCCATGCGTCTTTTGCATGAAAATGAATGTCTGACAAATGCAACCAGTGAAGCGCCATATCACACCACCTTGAATGCTTGCTCGGGAACAGGCATTTTATCACCGCGTTTCGGGCTGTCCTGTTTTGCGCATTCTGGTTTGATGCGACAGATTGGCTGCCTGGGGCGCCGATGATTGATGACTGTTCCACCAGATGGCGCTCAAACCACTTGATCACCTCAGCCCCTCAGCAGCATGCCGGCGCTAATCAGGGGGAAGAATTTTTTCATCATTGGCGCAAGAATCCCGCTTGCAAACCTCAATCCTGCAGACCGGGCAGGCGCAGCCAAGCTCTGCTGCCGCCTGCGCGCCCCCGGTCCGATGTGGCTTGGCTTATTTCAAACAGTTCGGCGCCACTTTCACGCCCGGCCAGATCGACTGCAAATAGCTGGCCGAATTTTTATTCAAATTGAAGATCATGAAGCCGCCATTGAATTGATTCGCGCTCAGGCAGGCATTCAGATTTTTTGCGCTGGCGCCGGAAGTCAGCACGGTCGAGGCGCCCACGCCCAGCTTGGCCTTGGGCACGCCTTTGCCGACATAAGAATTGAGCCGGTTTTGACAATTGCCGCTGGAGTAGCTCATTTCCTGGCCATAGGTCAGCAAATCGCCCAGGCGTTTGTTGTTATATACCGGATCAAAATTGCTCAAGTCGGCAAACAGTGCTTTGGAGATGATTTTATCGCCCAGCTCCTGGCGCAAGGCGTAGCTGACTTTGACCAGCGAATCATTGTAGTGCGCCTGGCAGGCGTCGTATTCATCGTCGATGTCAATGCCGTCGAGTTGATAGCGCGCCACCGCCGCCGCCACTTCTTTGGCGAAGGCGCTGGCGCTGGTGGCGTCGGCAAAGCAAGACCAGCCAGCGTTTTGATGGTTGTTCAAAATGCTTAACACTACCTTGATGCCGCGTTTTTGCAAATTGCGCACGATGCCGATATTGTTTTCCAGCAGATCTGTGGTTTGCGGGTTGGTGGTGAGGGCCGCCTTGCCGTTCACAAAGCCGATATTCGCCGCGAAAATGGTGGCGATTTGAAACAGCGGGTCGCCATTCGGTTTATTGAAGCAGCCGGCATTGCCCAGATTGTGATCATTGACTTCAACATAGGCGGTGTTTTCGGCGCGTTTGCACAAGGCGCTGTTGAGTTCGCGCGCATCGTTTTGCTGCAGCGTGCAATTGCCGCCGCTGCCGCTCAAGGATGCCTGTTGCGACAGCCGCGCCACGTCTTGCGCGCCCAGCATGGCGCAATAGCGCTTTTTGTCCGCCGCCACATCGGCGTAGCTGAGACCGACATAGTTGCCGGGACAGGTTTTGGCTTTCACATATTGCACTTGTGGCGGCGGCGTCGGGGTTTGCGTGTCGGCGCATAAAATCGAACCAAGATTGCGGCTGTCGCTGGCTTTGATGCCGCAGCCGTAGCCGCTGCCATCCATCGAGCCGCCATTGGCGATGCGCACAATGCTCCACTTGCCCAAGACTTTGCAATATTCGGTTTTATTTTGTTGCGCTTGCGCATAGCTGACCACGCTTGAGCCAGCCGGGCAGCTCTGGCCATTGACTTCGCTGACGCCGGCTTGCGCCGGACTCGCCGCGAGCGCCAGGGCGCAAGCAGTCCAGATGCCGATGGCGCCGTTCAGGGACAGGGGCTTATGGTAAACATGCGATTTCATGGGTTTCCTTTGTATGCTGAATAAAGTGAAAAGATGCAATGGCAAAGCGGCGGCGCAATCTCAGACGCCGCAAGCGGGCGTGATCTGGCTGGGAAGGTGAGACGGGCGGGCGGCTTTTGGCTGGTTGCAGGATTCAGCCGGCGCCGGGATGCAGCGATGCAGGCGCGTTTGCGGCAGAACGGGCCAGACTATACGGCGCCAAGCCGGGGCGGCATGCTGAAAAACCGTGAAGTGCGCTGATATTTACCGATTTTGTCTTATTTTTGCATCAGGGCGGACGCTTGATTGCGCTGAGCGCTGCAATCAACCGTCCCTGTGACAGACTGCCCTTAACCGACCAGCGCCGCCAGATTGGTGAAATGCTGGCGCAAATAATGCGGGGTATTGTTGATGGTCACCACGCTCTTGCGGCCATCGAACAAATTATCTTTTGTGGCCTTGGGATTATCCGCAGTTTCTTCGCGCACAGTTTTGGAAGTCCGTTTGTAATCCACCGAGGGCTGGGCGCCATCGCCGCTATGTTCAAACGTAATCATGATGTCCTCGCGGTAATTGCTCACCAGATTGGAGATATCGAAAGCCTCCAGGCTGGCGCGCGCATAATCGCCTTTGCTGCCAAAACCCAGCGCCTGCGCCAGCAGGGCGGGATTGTGGTTGACATTAAAGCCGACTATCAGAAGCCGATCCGGGATGCGGGCGCCCAGTTTGTCTTTCAGGCGCTGCACCAGTTTTTTAGTGTGCGGCTTGAGCGAATCCACATCTTTGGCGCGGTCGGCGGTAAAGTGGGCGCCAAGCAGGGTGGCGCCGGCCACCATCACCACGGCGGTACAGGTTGACATGCCGGGAAAACACAAATTTTTATCTTCCCCGACTCCTTCTTCTTTAATGACGGTCGCATTTCTGACTACGGGCATGGCGCTCTCCTTTGAAGGTGGGTAAGGCTGCGGCAAACGTTCAGTATATACCCGCAAAATGGCGGCGCCACTGAATGAAATTGCATGCTGACCCCGCTTGCCAAGCCCGTCCCCAACTTATTGACTTGCCAGCGCCAAGGCGCCCGGCTTGAGCGTCAAACTTTGCCCATCGCTAAAGCGCACCGTTTTTTGCTGCGCCTGCGGATTCCAGGCAAGATATGTGCGCTTGCCGTCGGCGCGTTTGAGCACCGCAGCCCACAGGCTGTCGGCCTGTACGCTGAAATCCGGCGTGCCCCACTGCTTGAAACACTGAATCCAGTGGTATGTGTGGCTTACCGTCTCGCCCAGTTCGACCATGCCTTGCGCATCCCAGGCCCGCTCTGCCGCCTGCGGATCGGCCAGCGCCAGATAGCCTTCCAGAATGTCTTGCCAGATTTGCGCCGGCGCATATTCAGCACGCTCGATTTGCCGGTATTTGGCGTATTCGGCGTCGATGATGTTGCGGTGCCGTTTCACGTAATCAGCATGCTTGCCCAGATACAGCGAGGCGGCTGTCAGGGGCAGGAAATTGATGCCGGCGATTTCGCGCGGGTCTTCGGTAAACCAGGTGGTGTGCGCCAGTTTGCCGCCCCACACAATGCCGGCATTCATGTTTTGATATGCTGGCGGGAAACTCAGTTTGTGCAGGTCAAACCAATAATATTCCGCCGCCGCGATTTCACTGGCGTACAGAAACAGGCCGGCCTCGCGCACCGCTTTGTCGCCGCGCACCTGTCCCCACAAGGTGACCCCGGCCCAGGCGTGAATCGCCTCCGAGCTGGATTCCTGATTATTGCCCTCGAAAAAGGGCGCGCTGCCGCTGGCCCAGGAATGGCCTTCCCAGGCGTCGAAATGACGCAGGAAGGGGAATTGCGCGTCGCCGCGCTGCGGATTGGCGATATCGCGCACCAGCAAATCCACCATGCCGCCCCAGGTTTTGGCCCAGGCCGGATCGCGCAGGCCGACTTGCGCCGCCGCGTAAATCCAATACCCGTAATGAAAATGATGGTCGTTTAATTCCAGCGCGCTGCCATATTCATCCGGGTAGCCGATCAGCGTGCCGAGTTTGGCGTGGTAATAGAAATAACCAGGCCCATCGCCGCGAAACCAGCTTTCCATGCGCCGCTTGAGCGTCGCTAACAGGGCGTCGCGCGTGGCCTTGTCGCCGGCTTGCTCTGCCACCGCCATCAGCTGCGCGGCGCGGCCTAAGCCCTTGCCCTGCCAGTATGTGCCGGCGCCGGGTGCGGCCAGCAGGGCATCGGCCCCGCCGGCCATGTCTTTGGCGATCAGCTGGCGCAATTGCTGCTGCGCAGGGCCATCTGGCAGGGCCGGCAAAAACGGCAGCAGGCCGGGCAGGGCGCGTTTCACGCTGAAGCTGTGCGCGGCAATCAAGCGCAGCGGCCCGCGCACGCTGGCGTACTGTCCCGGCAACAGGTCCAGCGCCGGATTTTGGTGGTAATGATGCGGATACAGCGCCAGCAGGGGACGTAACTCGGTTCCGGCCAGGGCTTCGGTTTGCAGCGCATATCCGGTCAGCACACTGGCCTGGGCTTGATCCACTTGCCAACTGATGCGGCTGTCGCGGATGCGCACAAAAGCATGTTTGGTAAACAGCGCCAGCGTCGCCGCATCCTGCTGCGGCAGCACGGCCAGCGAGATGAAGCGGCGCGCAGCGGGCAGGCTGATTTCAATCTGCCGGCTGACGGGGTTTTCCTGCCAGCTGGCGCCATCCGGCAGATTCAGCAACCAGGGCGCGCCCTGCAGGGTCAGACCAAGGCGCTGCGGCTCGCGCAAAAATATCTCAGCCTTGCCCTGCATGTGCAAATCCAGGCGCGTGTGCCGGCTTTGCACCAGCAACACCGGGTTGCCGTGCGCCAAACTGACTTGCAGCATGTCTGGCCCGTTTTGCGCTGACAGCTCCAGCTCCAGCGCCCAATCGCTGCTGTGCGTCACCACAGCGCGCCGCCAGGCGCTGCCCGGGGTGCTGATGCGCCATGCGGCTTCATGCAAAAAGTTGACATCGATTTCGCCCCGGCTGGGAATGCTTTGCTTTTGCAGTTGCGGCATGCCGACTTCCAAGCCTTCATCATCGGCATGCACTGTCAGAGGCAGCGCATACAAGGGCTGGCTGCGCGCGCCAAACAGGCTGCCGGCGTACCAACTGTTGGAGGGGACGGGGCCGTGGCCGCGCCAGCCGGGGGCCGGCGGCGCTTCGCGTTCGCCACCGGGGCGCAGAGTGTGCGCCGCGCGCCACGGCGGAGTATCGGCGGGCGCTGCGGCATGGGCGGGCAGGTTCATTATCGTCATCCAGGTCGCCAAAAATAAAATCCATCGCCAAGCCATGATCAGGCGCAGGCTTTGCGCGCGTCCGCATCCTTGGCCGCCCCGCGCACATAGCGCACATTGGCAAAGCTCATGGAAAACTTGGCGGTGGTGTAAAACAGGAATGGCGTATTCACTGAGGTGAATTTGGCCCCGCTTTTGGCAAAGCAGGAGAGCGGGATTTTAACCGTGGCTTTTTGATTCAAGGGCAGCGCTTTGAAAATTTCCTGCGCCTCGATCACGCCCAGGCAAGGGTAGCGGCAATCCACGCGGATGGTGACAGAGTCCTGCGGTGCGCTGTGCACCACCGTGTCAAACACCAGGGCGCTGTCTTCATCCAGCCAATCGGCCAGATCCTGGGTCGATTTGGCTTGCACATACAGCTGGCCGATACCGCCATTCCAGCTGACTTTGCGGCCATCGCCCGGCGCATTGATTTGCGTGCTCTCGGCCTTGATCGAACCGATATTCAAACTTTCGCCATCCGGCAGCGGATAAGCCCAATTCGTCGGCGAGCCTAAAAACATGGTGTAGGGGCTGGCGGTTTTGCCATTAAACACCACCCATTCCTGGGTTTGGGCCGGATTCGGCGCGGCGTCTGCCGCCAGTGCGGCCACAGGCGTGGCCAGCAGCATGCTGCTGCACAAGAGTTGCAAAAAAAGCGGGCGATAAGTGGAAATATGCATGGTGTTCTCCTTGGTCCTGGAATGAATTGCGCTGTACCTGGCCTGGCGCGGTTTATCAATCTGTCGCGGCGACGGGCGATAAACCGCCTGGCCGGCACGCCGCAGCGTGTTGGCAGAGCTTTGTTACAGATTGAATTGCGCCAGTCTGCGTTTGCAATGGATTTTTGAAAGCGCTTTCAGTAGTATATGCACTAATTCCTGCCGCCGCAAGCGTTCCACTCCGTCAATTTCATGCAGCCAGTCTGCAGGGCGCCGGCAGGGCAAGGCGAAACAAGGTAAAGTATGACGGCGCTTTCACTTAACAGGATAAGCAATGCGAAAAGAACAGCGAACAGAGCAGCAAGACCCGGGCGAATCCACCGTCACCCTGGAAATGGTGGCCAAGGAAGCCGGTGTTTCCCCCAGCACCGTGTCGCGCATCTTGAACGGCACCGCCAAGGTGTCGGAAGACAAGCGGCGCGCGGTGGAGGCGGCGATAGCGCGCACCCATTTCCAGCCCAACGCCATGGCGCGCGGTCTGGCCAAGGGGCGCACCATGAGCATAGGTGTGCTAACCCAGTTCATTGATTCGCCGTTTTATGGCGAAGCCTTACGCGGAGTGGAAGACGCCTTGGCCGCGTCTTCCTTTATTCCGCTGTTCGTCTCGGGACATTGGAATTTAAAGGACGAGGTGGACCGCATGAGCCTGCTCTTGGGGCGGCGGGTGGATGGCGTGATTATCCTGACCGGGCGCTTGAGCGATGCGCAACTCATTGAATATGCACAAAAAACGCCGATAGTGATCACCGGGCGGCAGTTGCAGGCCCCGAATCTGCTGAGTATGGCGGTGGATGATTTCCAGGGCGGCTACACCGCCACCAAACACTTGATTGACTACGGCCATACGCGCATCGCCTATATCAGCGGGCCGGCGGATCACCCGGACGCCTTGGAGCGCCTGCGCGGCTACAAGGCGGCGATGGAAGAGGCCGGTTTGCAAGTCGATAGCGACTTGATTGCGCAGGCCGATTTCCACGAGTCCGGCGGGGCGATGGCGATTACCCAGCTGATCAATTCGCGCCGCGATTTCACTGCCGTGTTTGCCGCAAACGATCAAATGGCGTATGGCGCGCGACTGGCGCTGTACCGCTTGAATTTACGCGTGCCGGATGATATTTCGCTGATCGGCTTTGATGATTTGCCGACTTCCCTGTACGCCACCCCGCCCTTGAGCACCATCCGCCAGCCGGTGTATGAGATCGGCAAGTGCGCTGCGCAAGCGATGCTGTGCCTGATCGAAGGCCGTCCCTATGAGGGCAGCTTGCCGCCGCTGGAATTGCTGATACGTGAGACCACCCGCAGATTGCGCAGATAAAGGGACAGGCGCGCGGCCAAAGCCGCGCCGCCCTTGCATGAAAGCAAGCGGCGCCTGCATCCGCTTGCCCCGCAATCTGCCTTTGCCTCTGCCTTTGCCGCTGCATCAGCCAGCGCGCGCCGCCAAAATTTCCCGCAAATGTAAAAAAATGTGTTGACACCCCGCTTTGCGGGTTTATAATTTGCTCAGTTTTGAAAGCGCTTTCAAGAAGGCGCAAAACCCACCAAGGTGACTGAATGAATAAGAGAAGACAGATTATCCTGGCGGCGCTGGCTGGCGCTGTCATTGCCGCGCCGGCGCAAGCTGAGCAAATCACATTGACCGTGGCGGCTTTTCCGGCGGTGGATCAAATCGTCAAGGCGGCTGTGCCGGCCTGGAAGAAATTGCATCCGGAGATCGATATCAAAGTGGTCAGCCGCGAATATGCCGATCATCACAACGCGATGACCCTGGCCCTGGCCACCGGCAATAATCATGCCGATGTGATGGCGGTCGAGCTGGGCTTTTTAGGCCGCTTTGCCGAAGGCGGCGGGCTGGAAGATTTGTACAAGGCGCCGTATCAGGCGAAAAACCTGGTCGCGAAGTTTGAACCCTGGACCATCCCGCAAGCCACTTCCAACAGCGGCGAATTGGCCGCAATTCCGACGGATATCGGCCCCGGCACGCTGTTTTACCGCCATGATATCGTCAGTAAAGCCGGCGTCACGGCGCCGGATTTAACCCGCTCCTGGGACAGTTTTATTGAAGCAGGCAAGCGCATTAAAGCCGCCACCGGGGTGTATCTGGTGGCGCATGCGCGCGATATCACGGAAATCATGATCCGCTCGAATTTGAAAGACGGCGAGGGGATTTATTTTGACAAAGATAATAATGTGCTGGTCGAAACGCCGCGTTTTGTGCATGCCTTCCGCTTGGCCAAAGCTGCGCGCGAAGCGAAAATCGACGCCAAAATCAATGCCTGGAGCAATGAATGGACCGAGAGTTTTAAACGCGGCACGGTCGCCACGCAAATGATGGGCGCATGGCTGGGCGGTCATCTGGCGAATACTTTCGCGCCCGCAGCCAAGGGTTTATGGCGGGTGGCGGATCTGCCGGCGGGCGCGTATGCCTCCTGGGGCGGGACGTTTTATGCGATTCCGAAAAAAGCCAAAAACAAGGCGGCAGCCTGGGAATTTATCAAATTCATGACCTTGCAAAAGGATAATCAAATCGCCGCCTTTAAAAACCATGACGCCTTCCCGGCGCTGGTAGAAGCGCAAAGCGACGCCTTTTTCGAGCAGCCGCTGGCCTATTTCGGCGAGCAGAAAGCGCGCCTGATCTGGCGCGAAGCCAGCCGCCGCACGCGTGCGATTGATGTGAATAAATATGACCCGCTGGCCGCCGAAATCATCAATACTGAACTCGATAAAGTCTTGGATCAGGGCAAGGATGTGGCGCAAGCGCTGGCTGACGCTAAAAAATTGATTGTCAAACGCGCACGCCGTTAAGTCTTGCGCCGGAGGAAAACATGATGAAGATCGAAGCCGGCCGCATGCCGGCTGTGAGTCAAAACCAGCGCAAGGTGCAATGGCAGCGCTGGCAGCGCCGCGCCGCACCCTGGATGTTTTTGACGCCATTTGTTGTGCTGTTTTTGTGTTTTGGCGTCTTTCCCATTCTGTTTTCGCTGTTTTTATCGTTCCACTCCTGGAACCCGGCGGATGGCTGGGCCGGCATGAAATTTGTCGGCCTGGAGAATTTCAGTTTTGCGCTGGGCGATGAATGGTTTTGGAAATCGCTCTGGAATACTGCGTTGCTGGCGCTGTTATCCGGTTTGCCGCAGCATCTGGTGGCGATTCCGCTGGCGTATTTTTTGCACACCTCATTCAAGCGCAGCCGTAATCTGGTGGTGGGCGCCTATTTTGTGCCGTATATCACGTCCACCGTGGCGGTGACGCTGATGTTTACCGCGCTGTTTTCAACCGATTTCGGGGTAATCAATGCGGCCTTGCTGTGGCTGGCCAAATTACCGCTTGTGGGCGGCCTGTTTCCAGTCGAGGCGGTGGATTGGATCGGCAAACCGGCGTTTATTCAACCGGCGGTGGCGTTTATCGTGTTTTGGCGTTTTGTCGGTTTTAACACGGTGTTATATCTGGCGGCTTTGCAAACCATTCCAAA includes:
- a CDS encoding extracellular solute-binding protein, with the protein product MNKRRQIILAALAGAVIAAPAQAEQITLTVAAFPAVDQIVKAAVPAWKKLHPEIDIKVVSREYADHHNAMTLALATGNNHADVMAVELGFLGRFAEGGGLEDLYKAPYQAKNLVAKFEPWTIPQATSNSGELAAIPTDIGPGTLFYRHDIVSKAGVTAPDLTRSWDSFIEAGKRIKAATGVYLVAHARDITEIMIRSNLKDGEGIYFDKDNNVLVETPRFVHAFRLAKAAREAKIDAKINAWSNEWTESFKRGTVATQMMGAWLGGHLANTFAPAAKGLWRVADLPAGAYASWGGTFYAIPKKAKNKAAAWEFIKFMTLQKDNQIAAFKNHDAFPALVEAQSDAFFEQPLAYFGEQKARLIWREASRRTRAIDVNKYDPLAAEIINTELDKVLDQGKDVAQALADAKKLIVKRARR
- a CDS encoding sugar ABC transporter permease, giving the protein MMKIEAGRMPAVSQNQRKVQWQRWQRRAAPWMFLTPFVVLFLCFGVFPILFSLFLSFHSWNPADGWAGMKFVGLENFSFALGDEWFWKSLWNTALLALLSGLPQHLVAIPLAYFLHTSFKRSRNLVVGAYFVPYITSTVAVTLMFTALFSTDFGVINAALLWLAKLPLVGGLFPVEAVDWIGKPAFIQPAVAFIVFWRFVGFNTVLYLAALQTIPKELYEAAEMDGAGKWQQFWHITLPLLRPMMFFGATLSVIGGLQLFDEPFVLTGGRGGADQAVLTTAMYMFRSAFEFGEYGAASAISWLLFVIIALLSWLTHKIFGQHDEAAEKGEQHA
- a CDS encoding putative glycoside hydrolase, encoding MHISTYRPLFLQLLCSSMLLATPVAALAADAAPNPAQTQEWVVFNGKTASPYTMFLGSPTNWAYPLPDGESLNIGSIKAESTQINAPGDGRKVSWNGGIGQLYVQAKSTQDLADWLDEDSALVFDTVVHSAPQDSVTIRVDCRYPCLGVIEAQEIFKALPLNQKATVKIPLSCFAKSGAKFTSVNTPFLFYTTAKFSMSFANVRYVRGAAKDADARKACA
- a CDS encoding glycosyl hydrolase family 18 protein, whose amino-acid sequence is MKSHVYHKPLSLNGAIGIWTACALALAASPAQAGVSEVNGQSCPAGSSVVSYAQAQQNKTEYCKVLGKWSIVRIANGGSMDGSGYGCGIKASDSRNLGSILCADTQTPTPPPQVQYVKAKTCPGNYVGLSYADVAADKKRYCAMLGAQDVARLSQQASLSGSGGNCTLQQNDARELNSALCKRAENTAYVEVNDHNLGNAGCFNKPNGDPLFQIATIFAANIGFVNGKAALTTNPQTTDLLENNIGIVRNLQKRGIKVVLSILNNHQNAGWSCFADATSASAFAKEVAAAVARYQLDGIDIDDEYDACQAHYNDSLVKVSYALRQELGDKIISKALFADLSNFDPVYNNKRLGDLLTYGQEMSYSSGNCQNRLNSYVGKGVPKAKLGVGASTVLTSGASAKNLNACLSANQFNGGFMIFNLNKNSASYLQSIWPGVKVAPNCLK
- a CDS encoding substrate-binding domain-containing protein, whose product is MRKEQRTEQQDPGESTVTLEMVAKEAGVSPSTVSRILNGTAKVSEDKRRAVEAAIARTHFQPNAMARGLAKGRTMSIGVLTQFIDSPFYGEALRGVEDALAASSFIPLFVSGHWNLKDEVDRMSLLLGRRVDGVIILTGRLSDAQLIEYAQKTPIVITGRQLQAPNLLSMAVDDFQGGYTATKHLIDYGHTRIAYISGPADHPDALERLRGYKAAMEEAGLQVDSDLIAQADFHESGGAMAITQLINSRRDFTAVFAANDQMAYGARLALYRLNLRVPDDISLIGFDDLPTSLYATPPLSTIRQPVYEIGKCAAQAMLCLIEGRPYEGSLPPLELLIRETTRRLRR
- a CDS encoding metallophosphoesterase, with the translated sequence MALHWLHLSDIHFHAKDAWRDARPRRELLSFLQKRFEAKKLPRPDLIFCTGDIAFGATKEHPLAEQYAQAREFFTELLSLCKLDKSRLFLVPGNHDIDRSQLDEDAQSALHAMAQDSRNNVGRINQRLEQKPNPFLNAMKRLQAYADFIADFLPHQHDKEGRCIYQSKLEIDGLKIGVAGFNSAWSCAGDEDDRHLWLGAQWQFNRAQTALQDVDMRIGLIHHPLDWLCEAEREEAKVRIASDFDFWLFGHMHNTWVEAQTNHVRIGAGALGAGTEDEFGINFVQLQNGAQQGSAHLFQFRQGWLTHPVAQHAEDGVWGFDVPLRMRELDWFTSVQTNAPKPEQGTENRTTPPPATGPLFGREKLLRECAAKLKERPVLLLYGMRGNGKSALLDALAQQAPLAGKPGLRLMLHADSSPNDIFRAIAWSLGEQSEHPQAPTGDARQISAELQKKYPNPTPFWLHLDRAHLLLQANGAAFKDLSMRHFLSGLQQAYGARLPLVLELRERPDAGLLGSAAYAIEVPGLDREATGAMLAALAPPGAQWEYKGDKLRRIYGWIGAGNGKTAHPLTLSLLVQVARGSGKSPEQVLDTHSSDLQEALEGKLLNDLFHNVLSNNEQILIQTLALYRSEIPHDHADWLEARLDLSGGWDGLHQRMLLSSSPDGHAFYLHGFIAEWLRTLQGYAAGGEAGAGVLAHGLALEKQAMLRERHLAVAECWLKQLGGGKRRTQLNIARALEAFYHLVAANDSERIHGIAVELLSGKLDWALRKIRNLYTHLYQSRAPRKEQMRVLEYWLHLDPDEARAWRFLGECHVKNDGWDSADALHCFKKACEIQKDFPPLWTNLGRALLAQGAAGAQAFLDEIEKLEREYPQGIDQHVLAVKADCLSATGQAEQARQLRRQQINAGSKHATFYNDEARALHAEGKSEAALALLQEARRRDCTDAKTHAIESSILQATGHWQEAQAQRQQRIDAGSTHPADYCDQAKAWLGQGDARAALMVLDLARARGISDDICEAVYANALERSGDIPGAQDLRQGKIAAGSRNPAFYCDQAKTLAKLGQREEALDLLDKAEKMGIGDEVTQKLRRRFGAGA
- a CDS encoding glycosyl hydrolase, encoding MTIMNLPAHAAAPADTPPWRAAHTLRPGGEREAPPAPGWRGHGPVPSNSWYAGSLFGARSQPLYALPLTVHADDEGLEVGMPQLQKQSIPSRGEIDVNFLHEAAWRISTPGSAWRRAVVTHSSDWALELELSAQNGPDMLQVSLAHGNPVLLVQSRHTRLDLHMQGKAEIFLREPQRLGLTLQGAPWLLNLPDGASWQENPVSRQIEISLPAARRFISLAVLPQQDAATLALFTKHAFVRIRDSRISWQVDQAQASVLTGYALQTEALAGTELRPLLALYPHHYHQNPALDLLPGQYASVRGPLRLIAAHSFSVKRALPGLLPFLPALPDGPAQQQLRQLIAKDMAGGADALLAAPGAGTYWQGKGLGRAAQLMAVAEQAGDKATRDALLATLKRRMESWFRGDGPGYFYYHAKLGTLIGYPDEYGSALELNDHHFHYGYWIYAAAQVGLRDPAWAKTWGGMVDLLVRDIANPQRGDAQFPFLRHFDAWEGHSWASGSAPFFEGNNQESSSEAIHAWAGVTLWGQVRGDKAVREAGLFLYASEIAAAEYYWFDLHKLSFPPAYQNMNAGIVWGGKLAHTTWFTEDPREIAGINFLPLTAASLYLGKHADYVKRHRNIIDAEYAKYRQIERAEYAPAQIWQDILEGYLALADPQAAERAWDAQGMVELGETVSHTYHWIQCFKQWGTPDFSVQADSLWAAVLKRADGKRTYLAWNPQAQQKTVRFSDGQSLTLKPGALALASQ